The following are from one region of the Passer domesticus isolate bPasDom1 chromosome 13, bPasDom1.hap1, whole genome shotgun sequence genome:
- the CLK4 gene encoding dual specificity protein kinase CLK4 isoform X1, which yields MYLFEQRIPAPNIQQQKLWEMRHSKQSHCPEWDDRRSWDQRKHSSSRKRRKRSHSSGQESKHYKPSRISESHYLDDRAINERDHHDRRYVEEYRNDFCEVYDHRHYHRDYEKSHHHHYSKSSGRSRKSSHKRKHKRHHCSSHQSHSKSHRRKRSRSVEDDEEGHLICESGDVLRARYEIVATLGEGAFGKVVECIDHDMRGMHVAVKIVKNVGRYREAARSEIQVLEHLNNMDPSSNFRCVQMLEWFDHHGHVCIVFELLGLSTYDFIKENSFLPFHINDIRNMAYQICQSINFLHHNKLTHTDLKPENILFVESDYIVKYNAKMKRDERTLKNTDIKVVDFGSATFDDEHHSTLVSTRHYRAPEVILALGWSQPCDVWSIGCILIEYYLGFTVFQTHDSKEHLAMMERILGPLPTHMIKKSRKHYFHHDQLDWDEHSSAGRYVRRRCKPLKEFMHCQDTDHQSLFDLVRRMLEYDPAKRITLDEALQHPFFDPLNK from the exons ATGTACCTGTTTGAACAAAGAATTCCTGCACCTAACATCCAGCAACAGAAGCTG TGGGAGATGAGGCATTCAAAGCAATCTCATTGCCCTGAGTGGGACgacaggaggagctgggatcagaggaagcacagcagcagccgcaAGCGCAGAAAGAGGTCCCACAGCAGTGGCCAGGAGAGCAAGCACTATAAACCCAGCCGCATTTCAGAAAG tcaTTATTTGGACGATAGAGCCATAAATGAAAGAGACCATCATGACCGGAGATATGTTGAGGAGTACAGGAATGACTTCTGTGAAGTGTATGACCACAGGCATTATCACAGAGACTATGAAAAGAGTCACCATCATCACTATAGCAAATCCTCTGGTCGGAGCAGGAAAAGTAGTCATAAAAGGAAGCATAAGAGACATCATTGCTCCAGTCACCAATCGCATTCG AAGAGTCACCGAAGGAAAAGATCCAGGAGTGTAGAGGATGATGAGGAGGGTCACCTGATCTGTGAAAGTGGAGACGTTCTAAGAGCAAGAT ATGAAATTGTTGCGACTTTAGGAGAAGGAGCTTTTGGAAAAGTAGTGGAGTGCATAGATCATGATAT GAGAGGAATGCATGTAGCAGTTAAAATAGTGAAAAATGTTGGTCGATACCGGGAGGCAGCCCGCTCAGAAATACAGGTGTTGGAACACTTGAACAACATGGATCCGAGCAGCAATTT CCGCTGTGTCCAGATGCTGGAGTGGTTTGATCACCATGGCCATGTCTGTATTGTTTTTGAGCTACTGGGGCTCAGTACTTATGACTTTATTAAGGAAAACAGCTTTCTGCCTTTTCATATTAATGACATTAGAAACATGGCCTATCAAATTTGCCAGTCTATAAACT TTCTACACCATAATAAACTAACTCACACAGATTTAAAGCCTGAAAATATCTTGTTTGTGGAGTCTGATTACATAGTGAAGTACAATGCCAAAATG AAACGAGATGAACGCACTTTAAAAAACACAGACATCAAAGTTGTTGATTTTGGAAGTGCGACTTTTGATGATGAGCATCATAGCACATTAGTGTCTACAAGGCATTACAGAGCTCCTGAGGTTATTTTAG CACTGGGATGGTCTCAGCCCTGTGATGTGTGGAGTATTGGTTGTATTCTGATTGAATATTACCTGGGATTTACAGTGTTTCAG ACTCATGATAGTAAAGAACACCTGGCAATGATGGAAAGAATACTGGGGCCTCTGCCCACTCACATGATCAAGAAATCCAG aaaacattattttcaccATGACCAGTTGGACTGGgatgagcacagctctgcaggccgGTACGTCAGGAGACGCTGTAAGCCTCTGAAG gaattCATGCATTGCCAAGACACAGATCATCAAAGTCTGTTTGACCTTGTTCGCAGAATGCTGGAATATGACCCAGCCAAAAGAATTACTCTTGATGAAGCCTTGCAGCATCCTTTTTTTGAtccattaaataaataa
- the CLK4 gene encoding dual specificity protein kinase CLK4 isoform X2, whose product MRHSKQSHCPEWDDRRSWDQRKHSSSRKRRKRSHSSGQESKHYKPSRISESHYLDDRAINERDHHDRRYVEEYRNDFCEVYDHRHYHRDYEKSHHHHYSKSSGRSRKSSHKRKHKRHHCSSHQSHSKSHRRKRSRSVEDDEEGHLICESGDVLRARYEIVATLGEGAFGKVVECIDHDMRGMHVAVKIVKNVGRYREAARSEIQVLEHLNNMDPSSNFRCVQMLEWFDHHGHVCIVFELLGLSTYDFIKENSFLPFHINDIRNMAYQICQSINFLHHNKLTHTDLKPENILFVESDYIVKYNAKMKRDERTLKNTDIKVVDFGSATFDDEHHSTLVSTRHYRAPEVILALGWSQPCDVWSIGCILIEYYLGFTVFQTHDSKEHLAMMERILGPLPTHMIKKSRKHYFHHDQLDWDEHSSAGRYVRRRCKPLKEFMHCQDTDHQSLFDLVRRMLEYDPAKRITLDEALQHPFFDPLNK is encoded by the exons ATGAGGCATTCAAAGCAATCTCATTGCCCTGAGTGGGACgacaggaggagctgggatcagaggaagcacagcagcagccgcaAGCGCAGAAAGAGGTCCCACAGCAGTGGCCAGGAGAGCAAGCACTATAAACCCAGCCGCATTTCAGAAAG tcaTTATTTGGACGATAGAGCCATAAATGAAAGAGACCATCATGACCGGAGATATGTTGAGGAGTACAGGAATGACTTCTGTGAAGTGTATGACCACAGGCATTATCACAGAGACTATGAAAAGAGTCACCATCATCACTATAGCAAATCCTCTGGTCGGAGCAGGAAAAGTAGTCATAAAAGGAAGCATAAGAGACATCATTGCTCCAGTCACCAATCGCATTCG AAGAGTCACCGAAGGAAAAGATCCAGGAGTGTAGAGGATGATGAGGAGGGTCACCTGATCTGTGAAAGTGGAGACGTTCTAAGAGCAAGAT ATGAAATTGTTGCGACTTTAGGAGAAGGAGCTTTTGGAAAAGTAGTGGAGTGCATAGATCATGATAT GAGAGGAATGCATGTAGCAGTTAAAATAGTGAAAAATGTTGGTCGATACCGGGAGGCAGCCCGCTCAGAAATACAGGTGTTGGAACACTTGAACAACATGGATCCGAGCAGCAATTT CCGCTGTGTCCAGATGCTGGAGTGGTTTGATCACCATGGCCATGTCTGTATTGTTTTTGAGCTACTGGGGCTCAGTACTTATGACTTTATTAAGGAAAACAGCTTTCTGCCTTTTCATATTAATGACATTAGAAACATGGCCTATCAAATTTGCCAGTCTATAAACT TTCTACACCATAATAAACTAACTCACACAGATTTAAAGCCTGAAAATATCTTGTTTGTGGAGTCTGATTACATAGTGAAGTACAATGCCAAAATG AAACGAGATGAACGCACTTTAAAAAACACAGACATCAAAGTTGTTGATTTTGGAAGTGCGACTTTTGATGATGAGCATCATAGCACATTAGTGTCTACAAGGCATTACAGAGCTCCTGAGGTTATTTTAG CACTGGGATGGTCTCAGCCCTGTGATGTGTGGAGTATTGGTTGTATTCTGATTGAATATTACCTGGGATTTACAGTGTTTCAG ACTCATGATAGTAAAGAACACCTGGCAATGATGGAAAGAATACTGGGGCCTCTGCCCACTCACATGATCAAGAAATCCAG aaaacattattttcaccATGACCAGTTGGACTGGgatgagcacagctctgcaggccgGTACGTCAGGAGACGCTGTAAGCCTCTGAAG gaattCATGCATTGCCAAGACACAGATCATCAAAGTCTGTTTGACCTTGTTCGCAGAATGCTGGAATATGACCCAGCCAAAAGAATTACTCTTGATGAAGCCTTGCAGCATCCTTTTTTTGAtccattaaataaataa